In a single window of the Polyangia bacterium genome:
- a CDS encoding sigma-70 family RNA polymerase sigma factor, whose translation MPVAQSAKINVPSAAASVPTLDALYRAHAPLVARWAARLGGPQIDVDDVVQEVFLVVGRRLGEWRGEARLGTWLFRIAVRVVANHRRRAWLRRIWGSLTGTPGDQAAPSEQWPNAQLAARERVTQLNAMLDALPERQRQVLILFELEEMSSAEIAALIGVPHATVRVWLHRARAALVRQAEGVCAQERAEGGEEGETP comes from the coding sequence ATGCCCGTCGCTCAGTCGGCGAAGATCAACGTGCCATCCGCCGCGGCATCCGTGCCGACGCTGGACGCGCTTTACCGCGCCCACGCGCCGCTGGTCGCGCGCTGGGCGGCTCGACTGGGGGGCCCGCAGATCGACGTCGACGACGTGGTGCAGGAGGTTTTTCTGGTGGTCGGGCGCCGCCTCGGCGAATGGCGCGGAGAAGCGCGGCTCGGCACCTGGTTGTTCCGGATCGCGGTCCGGGTGGTGGCGAATCACCGCCGCCGCGCCTGGTTGCGGCGAATTTGGGGATCACTGACGGGCACGCCAGGCGACCAGGCGGCTCCCTCCGAGCAATGGCCGAACGCGCAGCTCGCCGCGCGCGAGCGAGTGACGCAGCTGAACGCCATGCTGGACGCTTTGCCCGAACGACAACGCCAGGTGCTGATCTTGTTCGAACTGGAAGAGATGAGCTCCGCGGAGATCGCCGCCCTGATCGGGGTGCCACACGCGACGGTGCGGGTCTGGCTGCACCGCGCGCGCGCCGCGCTGGTTCGCCAGGCGGAGGGTGTCTGCGCGCAGGAACGCGCCGAAGGCGGCGAGGAGGGCGAGACGCCATGA
- a CDS encoding sialate O-acetylesterase has translation MSINGTVVPKEKVIVLLHLGHSNMAGRAIDPAVEMPYFYNTDPHLWKYQLGGIWTPAKEWLCPDGGTPGITPSNQGAGPGMALLRHALALAPDAYIVSIGQGKAVELSGNCFSFSKGGIFYETLMGPARELKGKVTFGGLFVMLGIDARTDPRTQNGGFLTCLSGMADDFRTDLGEPNLPFIMGDYERGATGNLAPTCCGAPQVIEQLSHLEATISNSFLIPTDGIPMQDDHHYNMTGHRLWADRAFAGMAAKGFLPWTTK, from the coding sequence GTGTCGATCAACGGCACCGTGGTTCCCAAAGAGAAGGTCATCGTTCTGCTTCATCTCGGTCACTCCAACATGGCTGGCCGGGCGATAGATCCCGCTGTCGAGATGCCTTATTTCTACAATACGGATCCCCATCTTTGGAAGTACCAGCTGGGAGGTATCTGGACACCGGCGAAGGAATGGCTGTGCCCCGACGGCGGCACGCCCGGTATCACGCCCTCGAATCAAGGCGCCGGACCAGGCATGGCGCTGCTCCGCCACGCGCTCGCCCTGGCTCCGGACGCCTACATCGTCTCGATCGGCCAGGGCAAGGCAGTCGAACTGTCGGGCAATTGTTTTTCCTTTAGCAAAGGCGGCATCTTTTATGAAACGTTGATGGGGCCGGCGCGCGAGCTCAAGGGCAAGGTGACCTTCGGCGGGCTGTTCGTCATGCTTGGGATCGACGCGCGTACTGATCCGAGGACTCAAAACGGCGGCTTTCTCACCTGCCTCAGCGGTATGGCCGACGACTTTCGAACCGACCTAGGCGAGCCCAATCTGCCATTCATAATGGGAGACTACGAGCGAGGAGCCACCGGCAACCTTGCACCCACTTGTTGTGGCGCACCCCAGGTCATCGAGCAGCTTTCCCATTTGGAGGCGACCATTTCGAATTCGTTCCTGATCCCAACCGACGGCATCCCGATGCAGGACGACCATCACTACAACATGACTGGACACCGCCTCTGGGCCGATCGGGCCTTCGCCGGAATGGCCGCGAAGGGCTTCCTGCCGTGGACGACGAAGTAG